From the genome of Malus sylvestris chromosome 6, drMalSylv7.2, whole genome shotgun sequence, one region includes:
- the LOC126625504 gene encoding probable indole-3-pyruvate monooxygenase YUCCA8, with the protein MLRRRENSLPAILDFEQRKRQLGYDETSGFWRVKTVTSTESTRSEVEYICRWLIVAIGENAECVVPEINDLSEFGAEDMHACEYKSGENFREKKVLVGCGNSGMEVSLDLCNIRALSSLKDLKSKKSLSFKLHGGGGTAGVPKEFRCLISGELMADPVVLATGKDENGCITMDELATVIRSLD; encoded by the exons ATGCTACGGAGACGGGAGAATTCGCTTCCAGCG ATACTTGACTTTGAGCAGCGGAAGAGGCAGCTAGGGTACGATGAGACAAGCGGTTTCTGGAGAGTCAAGACCGTTACCTCAACCGAGTCGACCCGGTCTGAGGTTGAGTACATTTGCAGGTGGCTCATCGTTGCCATCGGCGAAAATGCCGAGTGTGTCGTGCCAGAAATCAACGACTTGTCGGAGTTTGGAGCTGAAGATATGCACGCGTGTGAGTACAAGTCTGGTGAAAATTTCAGGGAAAAGAAAGTACTTGTTGGGTGTGGAAACTCCGGCATGGAAGTCTCTCTTGACCTCTGCAACATCAGAGCCTTGTCTTCTTTGAAAGACTTGAAGTCCAAAAAGTCTCTCTCTTTCAAGCTTCACGGCGGCGGCGGCACTGCTGGCGTTCCTAAAGAGTTCAGATGCCTTATTTCCGGAGAGCTCATGGCCGACCCTGTTGTCTTAGCCACAGGAAAGGATGAAAATGGTTGCATTACTATGGATGAACTGGCGACAGTGATTCGGTCTCTGGATTAG